In Cellvibrio polysaccharolyticus, a genomic segment contains:
- a CDS encoding IS3 family transposase (programmed frameshift) — MKKRPGYSPETRERAVRLVLTTEQDHSSRWAAITSVANKIGCTPETLRAWINRTESNSTPPSTSSATESERIKALERENRELKRANEILRLASGFFCPGGARPQTETLIHFVDAHKSAFGVEPICQQLQIAPSTYYRHKQLEKTPELRARRIQQDERLVVEIQRVWTESNRNYGARKIWKQLRREGFDVARCTVERLMRQLGIEGVRRGKKCKTTIPDHKAHCPQDLVNRHFKADKPNQLWVADITYVATWSGFVYVAFVIDVFSRRIVGWRAMTTMQADLILDALEQALWARGKPRGVIHHSDRGSQYLSISYTERLAEAGFNASVGSVGDSYDNALAETINGLYKTEVIHKSAPWKNLDAVEMATLVWVEWFNNRRLHSALGYVPPKEFEEIFYQQTELAHVA; from the exons ATGAAAAAGAGACCCGGATATTCACCTGAAACGCGTGAACGAGCTGTAAGGCTTGTGCTCACCACCGAACAAGATCACAGCTCGCGCTGGGCTGCGATCACTTCCGTTGCCAACAAGATTGGCTGTACGCCTGAAACACTTCGCGCCTGGATAAACCGAACTGAATCCAATAGCACTCCACCATCCACCTCAAGTGCTACAGAGTCAGAACGCATTAAAGCCTTGGAGCGCGAGAACCGTGAACTCAAACGTGCGAATGAAATCCTGCGTTTAGCCTCGG GCTTTTTTTGCCCAGGCGGAGCTCGACCGCAAACCGAAACTCTAATCCACTTTGTTGATGCCCATAAAAGTGCTTTTGGTGTCGAGCCGATTTGTCAGCAGTTACAGATTGCACCATCAACGTATTATCGGCACAAGCAATTGGAGAAAACACCCGAGTTGCGGGCGCGGCGAATTCAGCAGGATGAGCGTTTAGTCGTTGAAATACAGCGTGTTTGGACTGAGAGTAATCGCAACTATGGTGCGCGAAAAATCTGGAAACAACTGCGTAGAGAGGGGTTTGATGTGGCTCGTTGTACCGTTGAGCGGCTCATGCGTCAATTGGGTATTGAAGGTGTGCGTCGTGGCAAAAAGTGTAAAACAACGATCCCCGATCACAAGGCACATTGCCCGCAAGATCTGGTTAACCGTCACTTTAAAGCGGACAAGCCAAATCAACTTTGGGTTGCCGACATTACTTACGTCGCCACCTGGTCAGGCTTTGTCTATGTCGCCTTTGTAATCGATGTATTTTCACGTCGCATTGTTGGTTGGCGAGCGATGACGACAATGCAGGCGGATTTAATTCTGGATGCATTGGAGCAGGCATTGTGGGCAAGAGGAAAACCGCGTGGCGTGATTCATCACAGTGACAGGGGCAGCCAATATTTATCCATCAGCTACACCGAACGCCTTGCTGAGGCAGGATTTAATGCGTCGGTTGGGAGCGTGGGCGATTCTTACGATAACGCCTTAGCTGAAACGATTAATGGACTCTACAAAACCGAGGTTATCCATAAGAGCGCACCGTGGAAAAATCTTGATGCTGTGGAGATGGCGACACTTGTATGGGTTGAATGGTTTAATAACCGTCGGCTTCACAGTGCGTTGGGTTATGTGCCGCCAAAGGAGTTCGAAGAAATTTTTTATCAACAAACTGAGTTGGCTCATGTAGCATGA
- a CDS encoding TniQ family protein: MSNRLFPIPVRGIRTAEVESLPSYVHRLAYRHGVFVGELLRFVVRQAERDKSYSGQLVTLPHHIYVHDLLRSNGLAQGLVSIFEHLTHQCLAGTTVTVFSGPLTMSRGELHAGFRWCPECFTEMAMMGEEPYFKLIWQFKAIQACPIHYTPLLVKCDHCGCDQTSYIKRRALDFCQDCGAPLSVRGNMLELRDFASSWQDIGRDIVELFRDLSEYGYNSLPDDGVFQSLDGIFDDCLRRQRGEDFNQILDCNQLSSFGYRMRILSLNTARKVAFRLGISLYDLLSGNAVQASRSFNYLEFCPFPSSFMGASPRFKRDHEALLHKLQQLMEDEVKPLSLKAVARALEVSVGYLEYRFPVQVRYIVERNQDFLSSLRLQKYRCAQEKALRYFVSGAHDAPKSRKQAYFSIRAETGLPKFLLKSVIQDVYLTLTKPD; this comes from the coding sequence ATGTCTAACCGCCTTTTTCCAATCCCTGTACGTGGCATTAGAACTGCTGAGGTGGAGTCACTTCCCTCTTACGTTCACAGACTGGCCTACAGGCACGGAGTTTTCGTTGGTGAGCTACTGAGATTTGTAGTCAGACAGGCTGAAAGAGATAAGAGTTATAGTGGGCAATTGGTCACTCTTCCTCATCATATATATGTTCATGATCTACTTAGATCAAATGGGCTCGCTCAAGGGCTTGTGAGCATATTCGAACATTTGACTCACCAATGTCTCGCAGGCACAACAGTTACAGTTTTCAGTGGTCCCCTTACTATGTCCAGAGGAGAGCTGCACGCAGGATTCAGGTGGTGTCCTGAATGTTTTACTGAAATGGCAATGATGGGGGAGGAGCCTTATTTCAAGCTTATTTGGCAATTTAAAGCGATACAGGCATGTCCTATTCATTACACCCCCCTACTTGTGAAATGTGATCACTGCGGTTGTGATCAGACAAGCTATATTAAACGAAGAGCTTTAGATTTTTGTCAGGATTGTGGTGCACCACTCTCGGTGCGAGGGAATATGCTTGAGCTGCGAGACTTCGCTAGTAGTTGGCAAGACATAGGCCGAGATATTGTTGAGTTGTTTAGGGATTTGTCCGAATATGGATATAACTCTCTTCCGGATGACGGAGTCTTCCAGTCGCTTGATGGAATTTTTGACGACTGTTTACGTCGACAAAGAGGGGAAGACTTCAATCAAATACTGGATTGTAATCAATTATCTTCGTTCGGTTATCGTATGAGAATTCTCAGCCTCAATACCGCACGCAAGGTAGCGTTTCGTCTTGGTATCTCTCTTTACGATCTATTGAGTGGTAATGCGGTACAGGCTTCTCGAAGCTTCAATTATCTAGAGTTTTGCCCCTTTCCTTCCAGCTTCATGGGCGCATCTCCTCGTTTTAAACGCGATCATGAAGCTTTGTTGCATAAACTTCAGCAACTGATGGAGGATGAAGTAAAACCCCTCTCTCTCAAAGCAGTCGCTAGAGCGCTGGAAGTCTCCGTCGGCTATCTTGAGTATCGCTTTCCAGTACAGGTGCGGTACATAGTGGAAAGAAACCAGGATTTTCTCTCCAGCCTTCGATTGCAGAAATATCGCTGCGCACAAGAAAAGGCGTTGAGGTATTTCGTCAGTGGAGCCCATGATGCCCCGAAGTCTAGGAAGCAGGCATACTTTAGTATTCGCGCAGAGACCGGCTTGCCTAAGTTTTTGCTAAAAAGCGTGATTCAAGACGTGTATCTGACTTTGACTAAGCCGGATTAG
- a CDS encoding ATP-binding protein, which produces MSGSINSSMFDVAIPHRNWQCALADAFAVLSCASPGEVVCITGPSRAGKSLLIHRLIQMLFGESHFDESGLLPAVVVEAVNAGPHGGFSTKAFTQRLLESVKHPLFSMKGHDLEDLIAMQKMDRSTEATLRVALEHALIARQTKYLFIDEAQHVRYASKDAQASFAVMDSWKCLAQTTGLVLVLVGAYPILDIVKNSPHLLGRNHQVHFPRYHANREDIVAFGQLLQKYSEFLSLDESLTSLNDVAELMYEGSLGCIGLLKAWLKRTDAVASYHNVPVSEELLRSKRLTDMDLREISAEIRNGEKWLERTSLLERTGGVRQALAAGDGRIDSNNKNKGRPFQKNPTRQKSGNRTEVLPDV; this is translated from the coding sequence ATGTCTGGTAGCATTAATTCCAGCATGTTCGACGTAGCAATTCCTCATCGCAATTGGCAGTGTGCTTTGGCCGACGCGTTTGCCGTCCTCAGCTGCGCATCACCGGGTGAAGTTGTATGTATAACTGGCCCTTCACGCGCAGGAAAATCGTTGCTAATTCACCGATTGATACAGATGTTGTTTGGTGAAAGTCATTTCGATGAGAGTGGGCTACTTCCTGCGGTAGTTGTGGAAGCGGTAAATGCTGGCCCTCATGGAGGCTTTTCTACCAAGGCCTTCACACAGCGACTTCTGGAGTCGGTGAAGCACCCTCTTTTTTCGATGAAAGGACACGATTTAGAGGACCTTATAGCCATGCAAAAAATGGATCGTTCGACAGAGGCAACCCTTAGGGTTGCACTGGAACACGCATTGATTGCTCGTCAGACAAAATATCTTTTTATTGATGAGGCTCAGCATGTCAGGTATGCCAGTAAGGATGCGCAAGCTTCGTTTGCAGTAATGGACTCATGGAAGTGTCTTGCTCAAACCACGGGTTTAGTTTTAGTGTTAGTCGGTGCCTATCCAATTTTGGATATTGTTAAGAATTCTCCTCATCTCTTGGGTCGAAACCATCAGGTTCACTTCCCTCGGTATCATGCCAATCGAGAAGACATCGTCGCGTTCGGCCAACTCCTGCAAAAATACTCGGAGTTTCTGAGCCTGGACGAGTCACTAACGTCGCTCAATGACGTAGCAGAGTTGATGTACGAGGGTAGCCTGGGGTGTATTGGCCTACTCAAGGCTTGGCTCAAACGCACAGATGCAGTGGCGTCATATCATAATGTGCCGGTGAGTGAAGAGTTGTTGCGAAGCAAGCGCCTGACCGACATGGACTTGCGTGAGATCAGCGCTGAGATACGGAATGGCGAAAAATGGTTGGAGAGGACTTCGCTATTAGAGCGAACTGGCGGTGTTCGACAAGCGTTAGCCGCTGGCGACGGGCGCATTGATAGTAATAATAAGAACAAAGGTAGGCCTTTTCAGAAGAATCCAACTCGGCAAAAATCTGGCAATCGGACGGAGGTATTACCGGATGTCTAA
- a CDS encoding Mu transposase C-terminal domain-containing protein, which yields MLSESQLYRYFDDHNVSSDAVQYILNTRNSQPSRMVGTHARNNVCSWFYSEKMERTISTESRTAERAFVVLSEFDRNVFEIWDQPEPVIIQKNNSKGQRRNSSYTADFLILDKDGPCVVEVKDVATITKLVAAKAEDWVKRYDGSIDYLPAKRVFEKIGLGFRVFVASNDLRFRVLNQELLLRTRTMGSPCIVEDDLSNAFEESFCWTLYDLRERMKLNDYTSIIQCIDEGKLFFECDTEMLSEPRGCYLVKRKDLLKYVSEFRGPKIYHDSLLSAIEVVRMPPTAYAESALERLKRIGSHENGRSVRRWRALVKKGGREGWSEFQSLIPKWFFSGNRRRKVNELVEEFLYKYIIEDHAASPGLSDYRSYIRYRVRAQEEHPAYPPAARTTFIRRLQVLSERVALIREGKRKANAVAAPSNPLLRQLKAELAWQRAAVDHYLADIYLVFFDSEECPHVMRPWLTVMIDLATGCTLAFSISFQNPSRRSVAKVMRDCVRRHSMLPREIIVDRGSDFRSVYFSALLAHSKMELVLRPSSHSRYGGEVEGLFGEFKKQWLSQRPGNTTDFKNARGVDGKLQPKKLAVLTPYDFYREFETFISWRDSCPKSASISAPRNILARHMREFPFIGVRQEFNSEYAIATAVDGRNYKIDFQRGLHIGGIWYWSPELNELKAKKNSVEVRCDPENPHVVYALIGNRWVPCYSSRINRYSALDPISQWVDGLIVLDAFSARQKVKAQADEEVVRIIRSMTESRQQHGKSQIAVLSPVDESQEYEEDSVFQLLKDADIQTLEVEDWEVKHVW from the coding sequence ATGCTCAGTGAAAGCCAGTTATACCGCTACTTTGATGATCACAATGTCAGTTCTGATGCTGTGCAATACATACTCAATACTCGTAACTCTCAGCCATCACGAATGGTAGGAACACACGCCAGAAATAATGTCTGTTCATGGTTCTACTCCGAGAAAATGGAGCGGACAATCTCAACAGAAAGCAGGACTGCCGAGAGAGCTTTCGTTGTTTTGTCAGAATTCGACAGGAATGTATTCGAAATATGGGATCAGCCAGAACCTGTGATAATTCAAAAAAACAACAGCAAAGGCCAGAGAAGGAACTCCTCTTATACCGCTGACTTTCTTATATTGGATAAAGATGGGCCATGTGTTGTGGAGGTGAAAGATGTTGCTACGATAACGAAGCTTGTGGCTGCTAAAGCTGAAGACTGGGTTAAGAGATATGATGGAAGTATCGATTACCTTCCTGCCAAGCGAGTATTTGAGAAAATCGGACTGGGATTTAGGGTTTTTGTTGCGTCGAATGATTTACGTTTTCGCGTGCTTAATCAGGAGTTGCTCTTACGCACGAGAACTATGGGCTCTCCATGTATAGTAGAAGATGATCTTAGTAATGCTTTTGAAGAGTCATTTTGCTGGACTTTATATGATCTTCGCGAGCGAATGAAGCTAAACGACTATACCAGCATTATTCAATGTATAGACGAAGGAAAGTTATTCTTCGAGTGCGACACCGAAATGCTTTCAGAGCCCCGTGGCTGTTATTTGGTGAAGCGAAAGGACTTGCTAAAGTATGTTTCAGAGTTTCGTGGGCCGAAGATATATCACGATAGCTTATTGTCTGCCATTGAGGTGGTGCGGATGCCACCAACAGCCTACGCGGAGTCTGCACTAGAGCGCCTAAAACGAATAGGTTCACATGAAAATGGCCGTTCTGTGAGGCGTTGGCGGGCGCTTGTAAAGAAAGGGGGGCGTGAAGGCTGGAGTGAATTTCAGTCATTAATACCCAAATGGTTTTTTTCTGGTAATCGGCGCAGAAAAGTAAATGAGTTGGTCGAAGAATTTCTATATAAATACATAATAGAGGACCATGCTGCCTCACCGGGTTTAAGTGACTATCGTAGCTATATTCGTTATCGAGTTAGAGCGCAGGAGGAACATCCTGCGTACCCTCCTGCAGCAAGGACTACTTTTATCAGGCGCTTACAGGTCTTGTCGGAACGAGTCGCTTTGATTAGAGAGGGGAAGCGGAAAGCAAATGCTGTTGCAGCCCCTTCAAATCCTCTTCTGAGGCAATTAAAAGCTGAGCTTGCATGGCAGCGAGCCGCTGTGGACCATTATTTAGCTGATATCTATTTGGTTTTCTTCGATTCAGAAGAATGCCCTCATGTGATGAGACCTTGGCTCACGGTAATGATTGATTTGGCCACCGGCTGCACACTTGCTTTCAGTATCTCATTCCAAAATCCGTCCCGAAGATCAGTTGCAAAGGTTATGCGGGACTGTGTTCGACGCCATAGCATGTTACCAAGAGAGATTATCGTAGATCGGGGTTCTGACTTTCGCTCGGTTTATTTTTCTGCATTGCTAGCACATAGCAAAATGGAGCTTGTCTTACGACCCTCTTCGCATTCTCGTTACGGTGGTGAGGTTGAAGGATTATTCGGCGAATTCAAGAAGCAATGGTTATCGCAACGGCCTGGAAATACGACGGACTTCAAGAATGCTCGTGGAGTCGACGGAAAGTTGCAACCGAAGAAGTTGGCTGTTCTGACGCCGTATGATTTTTATCGAGAGTTTGAGACTTTTATTTCCTGGCGCGATTCGTGCCCGAAAAGCGCTTCTATAAGTGCGCCAAGGAACATTTTGGCTCGGCACATGAGAGAGTTTCCCTTTATCGGTGTACGACAAGAGTTTAACAGTGAATATGCAATTGCAACCGCTGTCGATGGGCGAAACTACAAGATAGATTTTCAGAGAGGTCTTCACATTGGAGGGATTTGGTACTGGTCACCAGAGCTCAACGAGTTGAAGGCAAAGAAAAATTCTGTAGAGGTTAGGTGTGATCCTGAAAACCCGCACGTAGTTTATGCGTTGATAGGCAATAGATGGGTGCCATGTTACAGCTCAAGGATCAATCGGTATTCCGCACTGGACCCTATATCGCAATGGGTAGACGGCCTTATTGTGCTTGATGCGTTCAGCGCTCGCCAAAAGGTGAAGGCGCAGGCTGATGAGGAGGTAGTTAGGATAATCCGAAGTATGACTGAAAGCCGTCAACAGCATGGAAAGAGTCAAATAGCGGTTTTATCCCCCGTTGATGAGTCGCAAGAATACGAGGAGGATTCTGTTTTTCAATTACTGAAGGATGCTGATATTCAAACGCTTGAGGTTGAGGACTGGGAGGTGAAACATGTCTGGTAG
- the yghU gene encoding glutathione-dependent disulfide-bond oxidoreductase, translating to MTTKTYTPPKVWQAPQTSDGAFANINRPVAGATHDKELPVGKHPLQLYSLATPNGVKATIMLEELLALGHSGAEYDAWLIRINEGDQFSSGFVDVNPNSKIPALLDRSSDTPVRVFESGSILLYLAEKFDAFLPKDTAARTETLDWLFWQMGAAPYLGGGFGHFYAYAPEKNEYAINRFTMESKRQLDVLNRQLALHPYIAGETYSIADIAIWPWYGELVRNNVYEAAEFLSVHEYPHLLRWADEIAKRPAVIRGQRVNRVWGDETTQLAERHDASDFDK from the coding sequence ATGACCACAAAAACTTACACCCCACCAAAAGTATGGCAAGCACCGCAAACCTCTGACGGCGCATTTGCCAATATCAATCGCCCTGTGGCTGGCGCTACGCATGATAAGGAACTGCCTGTTGGTAAACATCCGCTTCAGTTGTACTCGCTGGCAACGCCGAATGGCGTGAAAGCAACGATTATGCTGGAGGAGTTGTTGGCGCTTGGGCATAGCGGCGCGGAGTATGATGCGTGGTTAATTCGCATCAATGAAGGTGATCAGTTCTCCAGTGGTTTTGTAGATGTAAATCCGAATTCAAAAATTCCTGCCTTGCTGGATCGAAGTTCCGATACGCCGGTGCGGGTGTTTGAGTCCGGGTCGATATTGCTTTATCTCGCGGAAAAATTTGATGCGTTTTTACCAAAAGACACTGCAGCTCGCACGGAAACATTGGACTGGTTGTTTTGGCAAATGGGCGCAGCGCCTTATTTGGGCGGCGGTTTCGGTCATTTTTATGCCTATGCGCCTGAAAAAAATGAATACGCCATTAATCGCTTCACCATGGAATCGAAGCGACAACTGGATGTGTTGAATCGCCAGCTGGCTTTGCACCCTTATATTGCAGGAGAGACTTATAGCATTGCTGATATTGCTATTTGGCCATGGTATGGCGAGCTGGTGCGAAATAATGTGTATGAGGCTGCGGAGTTTTTATCGGTGCATGAATACCCTCACCTGCTCCGTTGGGCAGATGAAATTGCAAAAAGACCGGCAGTAATCCGCGGTCAGCGCGTCAATCGCGTTTGGGGAGATGAAACAACTCAGTTGGCAGAGCGCCATGATGCATCTGATTTTGATAAATAA